From a single Halorussus limi genomic region:
- the aglF gene encoding UTP--glucose-1-phosphate uridylyltransferase AglF: protein MKAVILAAGKGTRLRPLTDDKPKGMVEIDGEPILTHCFEQLAELGADEFVVVVGYRKQDIIEHYDDEYEGVPITYSHQREQKGLAHALLTVEEHIDDDFMLMLGDNVFDANLGDVINRQQEDRADAAFLTEEVPYEEADRYGVCDTNDYGEITDVVEKPEDPPSNLVMTGFYTFTPAIFHACHLVQPSNRGEYEISEAIDLLIQSGRTIDAIRMDGWRVDVGYPEDRDRAERLLRGEDPEAADSESDSATGSAEASSD, encoded by the coding sequence ATGAAAGCTGTTATTCTAGCCGCTGGAAAGGGCACTCGTCTCCGGCCGCTGACCGACGACAAGCCCAAGGGAATGGTCGAGATAGACGGAGAACCGATTCTGACCCACTGCTTCGAGCAGTTGGCCGAACTGGGGGCCGACGAGTTCGTGGTCGTGGTCGGGTATCGCAAACAAGACATCATCGAACACTACGACGACGAGTACGAGGGCGTGCCGATCACCTACTCGCACCAGCGCGAGCAGAAGGGACTGGCACACGCGCTGCTGACCGTCGAGGAACACATCGACGACGACTTCATGCTGATGCTGGGCGACAACGTCTTCGACGCGAACCTCGGCGACGTAATAAACCGCCAGCAGGAGGACCGCGCTGACGCTGCATTCCTGACCGAGGAAGTTCCCTACGAGGAGGCCGACCGGTACGGGGTGTGCGACACGAACGACTACGGCGAGATAACCGACGTGGTCGAGAAACCCGAGGACCCGCCGAGCAACCTCGTGATGACCGGGTTCTACACCTTTACGCCTGCCATCTTCCACGCCTGCCATCTGGTTCAGCCCTCGAATCGAGGAGAGTACGAAATCAGCGAGGCCATCGACCTGCTCATCCAGAGCGGTCGCACCATCGACGCCATCCGGATGGACGGGTGGCGCGTGGACGTCGGCTATCCCGAGGACCGCGACAGGGCCGAGCGACTGCTCCGCGGCGAGGACCCCGAGGCCGCCGACTCCGAATCAGACTCGGCCACGGGTTCGGCCGAGGCGTCCTCGGACTAA
- a CDS encoding DUF7282 domain-containing protein — MTTTLGATGPDAADDASPSSEVLRQNQTVANTSVTFENQTTNGTVVTISQVNLTDGGFVVVHDTSLLNGSVLGSVRGVSEYLEPGTHENVQVRLDEPVDESQRLLALAYRDTNDNQSFDFVATQGQEDSAYTVENQVVADEATVTVEASTETTTTTTAEPEETTTTEVPETETTTEEPPETETTTTTEETETTTETTTTEKTTETTTTTEEPTETTTEKPTETTTTTKEAGPSVPEQTVRFHIDSVHVNEFSFVVGNPDDVDRTVVVENVSVSDQTVRVDLTKILSGASPAESVGEAATEERQIASSDLQDVRFVFRNVSVQNVEFVVTAPKGVEFNVPDEMMPETTVVSETTTTEETEAPTETTTEETEAPTETTTEKPTETTTTETTTTEETETTTTEETETTTTEETEAPDEKTTTEEPSAEEPSLRVPALTAPGTIVLNEGTLVVNAEVSNPSDQVVTDTVELRIDGDLVAERRVKVDAGESVSVQFSVSKSDLGLEPGETFIDVLTTDFGKSVEVTVRDGPEEDTENGSSN; from the coding sequence GTGACAACCACGCTCGGGGCGACGGGTCCGGACGCGGCGGACGACGCGTCGCCGTCGAGCGAGGTGTTACGACAGAATCAGACGGTAGCGAACACGTCGGTCACGTTCGAGAACCAGACCACGAACGGGACCGTCGTCACGATTTCGCAGGTGAACCTGACCGACGGGGGCTTCGTCGTCGTCCACGACACGAGCCTCCTCAACGGGTCGGTTCTCGGTAGCGTCCGCGGGGTCTCGGAGTACCTCGAACCGGGAACCCACGAGAACGTCCAGGTGAGGCTCGACGAACCGGTCGACGAGTCCCAGCGCCTGCTCGCGCTCGCCTACCGGGACACGAACGACAACCAGAGCTTCGACTTCGTGGCGACGCAGGGTCAGGAGGACAGCGCCTACACCGTAGAGAATCAGGTCGTCGCGGACGAGGCCACGGTGACGGTCGAGGCGTCCACCGAGACCACGACCACCACGACGGCGGAGCCCGAGGAGACGACTACGACGGAGGTCCCCGAGACGGAGACCACGACGGAGGAGCCGCCCGAGACGGAGACGACAACGACGACGGAAGAAACCGAGACGACCACGGAAACGACGACGACCGAAAAGACGACTGAGACGACCACGACCACCGAAGAACCGACCGAAACCACGACTGAGAAGCCGACCGAGACGACGACAACGACGAAAGAGGCTGGACCGTCCGTGCCGGAGCAGACGGTCCGGTTCCACATCGACAGCGTCCACGTCAACGAGTTCTCGTTCGTCGTGGGCAACCCCGACGACGTGGACCGCACGGTCGTCGTGGAGAACGTTTCGGTCAGCGACCAGACGGTCCGCGTGGACCTCACGAAGATTCTGAGCGGGGCTTCGCCCGCCGAGAGCGTCGGCGAGGCCGCGACCGAGGAGCGACAGATTGCTTCCTCGGACCTGCAGGACGTTCGGTTCGTCTTCCGGAACGTGTCCGTCCAGAACGTCGAGTTCGTCGTGACCGCGCCGAAGGGCGTGGAGTTCAACGTGCCCGACGAGATGATGCCCGAGACGACGGTGGTGTCGGAGACGACTACGACGGAGGAGACGGAAGCACCGACCGAAACCACGACGGAAGAGACGGAAGCACCGACCGAGACGACGACTGAGAAGCCGACCGAGACGACGACCACTGAAACGACCACTACCGAGGAGACAGAAACGACCACGACAGAGGAAACCGAGACGACCACGACCGAGGAGACGGAAGCACCGGACGAAAAGACGACCACGGAAGAACCGTCCGCCGAGGAGCCGTCGCTCCGCGTGCCCGCGCTCACAGCGCCCGGAACGATAGTCCTGAACGAGGGCACGCTGGTCGTGAACGCGGAGGTCAGCAACCCGAGCGACCAAGTCGTGACCGACACCGTGGAGTTGCGCATCGACGGTGACCTCGTGGCGGAGCGCCGCGTGAAGGTTGACGCCGGTGAGAGCGTGTCGGTCCAGTTCAGCGTGTCGAAGTCCGACCTCGGCCTCGAACCGGGCGAGACGTTCATCGACGTGCTGACCACCGACTTCGGCAAGTCCGTCGAGGTGACGGTCCGAGACGGACCGGAGGAGGACACCGAGAACGGTAGTTCGAACTAA
- a CDS encoding D-lyxose/D-mannose family sugar isomerase — protein MTDEVERARARERAADMLADAGVVLTDEERDEMEVVDYGLGDLESVGTEIVVYVNDDRYCAKELVLFPDQTCPEHRHPPFDDYPGKRETFRCRSGEVYLYVEGDGDDSESSDEWSVSPPMREEFYTASEEIHLEPGEQYTIPPDTRHWFKAGGDGAVISEFSSPSYDEKDVFTDPKIDRMAGRY, from the coding sequence ATGACCGACGAAGTCGAGCGAGCGCGGGCCCGCGAACGCGCCGCAGACATGCTCGCGGACGCGGGCGTCGTCCTCACCGACGAGGAGCGCGACGAAATGGAAGTCGTGGACTACGGTCTCGGCGACCTCGAATCGGTCGGGACCGAAATCGTCGTCTACGTCAACGACGACCGCTACTGCGCGAAGGAACTCGTCCTGTTCCCCGACCAGACCTGCCCCGAGCATCGCCATCCGCCCTTCGACGACTACCCCGGCAAGCGCGAGACCTTCCGGTGTCGCTCGGGCGAGGTGTATCTCTACGTCGAGGGCGACGGCGACGACTCGGAGAGTTCCGACGAGTGGTCGGTCTCCCCGCCGATGCGCGAGGAGTTCTACACCGCGAGCGAGGAGATTCACCTCGAACCCGGCGAGCAGTACACCATCCCGCCGGACACGCGTCACTGGTTCAAAGCGGGCGGGGACGGCGCGGTAATCTCGGAGTTCTCGTCACCGAGTTACGACGAGAAGGACGTGTTCACCGACCCGAAAATCGACCGGATGGCGGGGAGGTACTGA
- a CDS encoding macro domain-containing protein, with amino-acid sequence MEFSVIRGDIAEQEADALVNAAGTSLRMGSGVAGALRRAAGPEINEEATAAGPVDLGEVAVTDAYDLDAEFVVHAAAMPHHGDGRATAQSIGDATRNALEAADERGAYSLVIPALGCGVAGFDLREGARIVCEELAAFEPESLSDVRFVAYADDEYETIRAVADDVRDG; translated from the coding sequence ATGGAGTTCAGCGTGATTCGCGGCGACATCGCCGAACAGGAGGCCGACGCGCTGGTCAACGCCGCGGGCACCAGTCTTCGAATGGGAAGCGGAGTCGCGGGGGCGCTCCGGCGGGCGGCGGGCCCGGAGATAAACGAGGAGGCGACGGCCGCCGGGCCGGTTGACCTCGGCGAAGTCGCAGTCACCGACGCCTACGACCTCGACGCCGAGTTCGTGGTCCACGCCGCCGCGATGCCCCATCACGGAGACGGGCGAGCGACGGCCCAGAGCATCGGGGACGCGACCAGAAACGCGCTCGAAGCCGCGGACGAGCGAGGCGCGTACTCGCTGGTGATTCCGGCGCTCGGGTGCGGCGTGGCGGGGTTCGACCTCCGCGAGGGCGCGCGAATCGTCTGCGAGGAACTCGCGGCGTTCGAACCCGAGTCGCTGTCGGACGTGCGGTTCGTGGCCTACGCCGACGACGAGTACGAGACGATTCGGGCCGTCGCCGACGACGTGCGCGACGGGTAA
- a CDS encoding DUF1684 domain-containing protein: MSIDWRETIRRQRAEKDDYFAEHPQSPIPDDERDSFEGLDHFPIDEAFRFTLALREHDEKERVTVSTSTEGEREYLRWGEFRFEVDGEEATLQAYKTDREDARLWVPFRDATSGEETYGAGRYLDLEPADHRTDDGEWVVDFNEAYNPTCAYSDRYECPLPPTENWLEVAIEAGEKTYE; encoded by the coding sequence ATGAGTATCGACTGGCGCGAGACCATCCGCAGACAGCGCGCCGAGAAAGACGACTACTTCGCCGAGCATCCCCAGTCGCCGATTCCCGACGACGAGCGCGACTCGTTCGAGGGTCTCGACCACTTCCCCATCGACGAGGCGTTCCGGTTCACGCTCGCGCTCCGCGAACACGACGAGAAGGAGCGCGTCACCGTCTCCACCAGCACCGAGGGCGAACGCGAGTACCTCCGGTGGGGCGAGTTCCGATTCGAGGTTGACGGCGAGGAGGCGACCTTGCAGGCTTACAAAACTGACCGCGAGGACGCCCGCCTCTGGGTGCCGTTCCGCGACGCGACCAGCGGCGAGGAGACCTACGGCGCGGGCCGGTACCTCGACCTCGAACCCGCCGACCACCGGACCGACGACGGCGAGTGGGTGGTCGACTTCAACGAGGCGTACAACCCGACCTGCGCCTACTCCGACCGGTACGAGTGTCCGCTTCCGCCGACGGAGAACTGGCTGGAAGTCGCCATCGAGGCCGGCGAGAAGACCTACGAGTGA
- a CDS encoding ABC transporter permease yields the protein MSKLRVAASVAAAQLRHDRARTALAVVGIAVAVLSTTLLASLGYGVFETGQQKFDASGRDLWVTGGSLSEGPGGFGTSITDSHITAGNIESRETVESAVPMAFRAVYVGNGSGEMQTLVGVGVPGGGGAVDITEGEGFQTHDVHYAGGDYDGNMTYSVIIDTRTAEMFDVGVGDTLHIGGSVETAKQHNFTVIGISPTFSSFLGAPTATMHLSELQQVTGTTGTDKATFITVNLKDSANVSAVEQRLQQKYPDYTIRTNDEQMRAVLQHNAVVIAVGGALVVLAVVAGFALTLNVLSIVVFQQKEELAALTALGVSPKTLVAMVSGQGVLLGALGGILGVAVTPPFVVALNFVAAEIVGFEGLVQAPMSVLALGGAIALVIGTLAAAVAGWRTLRTVGIDQLAR from the coding sequence ATGAGCAAACTCCGTGTCGCGGCCTCGGTCGCGGCCGCCCAACTCCGCCACGACCGCGCGCGGACCGCGCTCGCGGTGGTCGGCATCGCGGTGGCGGTTCTCTCGACGACCCTGCTGGCGAGTCTCGGCTACGGCGTCTTCGAGACCGGCCAGCAGAAGTTCGACGCCTCGGGGCGGGACCTCTGGGTCACCGGCGGGTCGCTCTCGGAGGGTCCCGGCGGGTTCGGCACGTCCATCACGGACTCCCACATCACGGCAGGGAACATCGAGTCTCGCGAGACGGTCGAGTCGGCGGTGCCGATGGCGTTCAGGGCGGTGTACGTCGGCAACGGGTCGGGAGAGATGCAGACGCTCGTCGGGGTCGGCGTCCCCGGCGGCGGCGGAGCGGTCGATATCACCGAGGGCGAGGGGTTCCAGACCCACGACGTTCACTACGCGGGCGGGGACTACGACGGGAACATGACCTACTCGGTCATCATCGACACCCGGACCGCGGAGATGTTCGACGTGGGCGTGGGCGACACGCTCCACATCGGCGGGTCCGTCGAGACCGCGAAGCAACACAACTTCACGGTCATCGGCATCTCGCCGACGTTCTCCAGCTTTCTGGGCGCGCCGACGGCCACGATGCACCTGAGCGAACTCCAGCAGGTCACCGGCACCACCGGGACCGACAAGGCGACGTTCATCACGGTGAACCTGAAGGACAGCGCGAACGTGAGCGCGGTCGAACAGCGCCTCCAGCAGAAGTACCCCGACTACACGATTCGGACGAACGACGAACAGATGCGCGCGGTCCTCCAGCACAACGCGGTGGTCATCGCGGTCGGCGGCGCGCTGGTGGTTCTCGCGGTGGTCGCGGGGTTCGCGCTGACGCTCAACGTCCTCTCCATCGTCGTCTTCCAGCAGAAGGAGGAACTCGCGGCGCTGACAGCGCTCGGCGTCTCCCCGAAGACGCTGGTGGCGATGGTCTCCGGGCAGGGCGTCCTGCTCGGCGCGCTCGGCGGAATTCTCGGAGTCGCCGTGACGCCGCCGTTCGTGGTCGCCCTCAACTTCGTCGCGGCCGAAATCGTCGGCTTCGAGGGACTGGTGCAGGCACCGATGTCGGTCCTCGCGCTCGGCGGAGCCATCGCGCTGGTCATCGGGACGCTGGCGGCCGCGGTCGCCGGGTGGCGGACGCTCCGGACGGTCGGCATCGACCAGTTGGCGCGGTGA
- a CDS encoding HalOD1 output domain-containing protein, with amino-acid sequence MPSGNEEVGEDDGVSDGEGEDSESERRIRHRRITPEAEEANRSLLRLVANLENCDVTDLPPLYDQIDHMVEHLFETPPPPEAQAEIEFSYHGYRIQLDQRGNVSFMKLADRSDLDD; translated from the coding sequence ATGCCGAGTGGGAACGAAGAAGTGGGGGAAGACGACGGGGTATCGGACGGCGAGGGCGAAGATTCCGAATCGGAGCGACGGATACGTCACCGGAGGATAACGCCGGAGGCCGAGGAGGCCAACCGGAGTCTCCTCCGTCTCGTCGCCAATCTTGAGAACTGCGACGTGACCGACCTGCCGCCCCTCTACGACCAGATAGACCACATGGTCGAACACCTGTTCGAGACGCCGCCACCGCCGGAGGCGCAGGCCGAAATCGAGTTCTCGTACCACGGCTACCGCATCCAACTCGACCAGCGCGGCAACGTCTCGTTCATGAAACTCGCCGACCGGTCCGACCTCGACGACTGA
- a CDS encoding metal-dependent hydrolase: MWPWGHLAVGYLLYSAFVHVSARRAPDGYATVALALGTQFPDLVDKPLAWTFGVIPNGRSLAHSLIIAVVFLAVLSVLLRLLDRGTVASAFAIGYLSHLLGDALDPLLAGDVYLLGFLAWPLVPAIDYGTEQSFVAHLQELSLAALASDEGLFALLTFCLWLYDGAPGVRVVAAIPRWVGRRLSV; this comes from the coding sequence ATGTGGCCTTGGGGGCATCTCGCTGTCGGCTATCTGTTGTATTCGGCCTTCGTCCACGTTAGCGCCCGGCGCGCACCCGACGGGTACGCGACCGTCGCACTCGCGCTCGGGACGCAGTTCCCCGACCTCGTGGACAAACCGCTCGCGTGGACGTTCGGCGTCATCCCGAACGGGCGGTCGCTGGCCCACTCGCTGATTATCGCAGTCGTTTTCCTCGCAGTACTGTCGGTCCTGTTGCGTCTGCTCGACCGCGGCACCGTGGCGTCGGCGTTCGCCATCGGCTACCTCTCGCACCTCTTGGGCGACGCGCTCGACCCGCTGCTCGCGGGCGACGTTTACCTGCTCGGCTTCCTCGCGTGGCCGCTGGTGCCGGCGATAGATTACGGGACCGAACAGAGCTTCGTGGCCCACCTGCAAGAACTCTCGCTGGCCGCGCTCGCGAGCGACGAGGGACTGTTCGCTCTTCTGACGTTTTGTCTCTGGCTCTACGACGGCGCGCCCGGCGTCCGGGTCGTCGCGGCGATTCCGCGATGGGTCGGTCGCCGTCTCTCGGTCTGA